One Brumimicrobium sp. DNA window includes the following coding sequences:
- a CDS encoding thioredoxin family protein produces the protein MTNKEVNTLIQGDIPVLFDFYADWCGPCQAQTPIINEIEKHYGEQLHILRINVDKERKLSEKYSIFSIPSLILMHKGEQKWKVAGVRSMRDIQKIVDKELGIKETPTSKDNFFSNLFKKKENK, from the coding sequence ATGACAAATAAGGAGGTAAATACTCTGATTCAGGGTGATATTCCTGTTTTATTTGATTTTTATGCAGATTGGTGCGGCCCTTGTCAAGCACAAACTCCTATTATCAATGAAATTGAAAAACATTATGGAGAGCAATTGCACATCTTACGTATCAATGTAGATAAAGAACGGAAACTCTCAGAGAAATATTCTATTTTTAGCATCCCTTCACTTATCTTAATGCATAAAGGTGAACAAAAATGGAAAGTTGCAGGTGTTCGATCCATGCGCGATATCCAAAAGATTGTAGATAAAGAATTAGGCATAAAAGAAACTCCAACATCTAAAGATAATTTCTTTTCCAATTTATTTAAAAAGAAGGAAAATAAATAG
- a CDS encoding COX15/CtaA family protein, whose amino-acid sequence MSIQTDSLQKQKTVAYWLLIGVFMVIIQIIIGGVTRLTGSGLSITEWQPILGIIPPISEQDWLDAFEKYKGIAQFSKINYDYTLSDFKFIYFWEWFHRLWGRTLGVVFAIPFVYFIIKKYFTKEMIFPLVLLFILGGLQGLIGWIMVKSGLNDTNIYVSHIRLAIHFNTALILLVYTYWFALKLLIPKEDRITQPPLRWLLLSILGILIIQLFYGSFMAGLHAGAAAPSWPDINGKFIPNTFPSESWINDRLNVQFIHRMLAYILVILIIWMFMKLRTLMKENSSNLSLKRALVWPVVFVVLQVTLGIMAVLTSTTVVRGHFGTFEFIAELHQIVALFLVLSLVRMLYIVNKTAQ is encoded by the coding sequence ATGTCCATACAAACTGATAGTCTTCAAAAACAAAAAACAGTCGCATACTGGCTACTTATAGGTGTTTTTATGGTGATTATCCAAATCATCATTGGAGGAGTAACTCGGTTAACTGGCTCTGGGCTTTCCATTACGGAATGGCAACCTATATTAGGCATTATTCCTCCTATAAGTGAACAAGATTGGCTGGATGCTTTTGAGAAATACAAAGGCATCGCTCAGTTTTCTAAAATTAATTACGACTATACGCTGAGCGATTTCAAATTTATCTATTTCTGGGAATGGTTCCACAGACTTTGGGGACGCACACTCGGTGTTGTATTTGCAATTCCTTTTGTTTATTTTATTATTAAAAAATATTTTACAAAAGAGATGATTTTCCCTCTTGTTTTGTTATTTATCTTAGGAGGCTTGCAGGGTTTAATCGGTTGGATTATGGTTAAATCTGGCTTAAATGACACCAATATCTATGTAAGTCACATTCGTTTAGCCATTCATTTTAATACAGCCTTGATACTTTTAGTTTATACCTATTGGTTTGCATTAAAATTGTTAATCCCTAAAGAAGACAGAATAACTCAACCTCCGTTAAGATGGTTGCTTCTCTCCATTCTTGGCATCTTAATCATTCAACTCTTTTATGGTTCCTTTATGGCTGGATTACACGCAGGAGCTGCTGCTCCTTCTTGGCCTGATATCAACGGAAAATTCATACCAAATACATTTCCTTCTGAGAGTTGGATAAATGACCGACTTAATGTGCAGTTTATCCATCGTATGTTGGCTTATATTCTAGTAATTCTAATTATTTGGATGTTCATGAAATTAAGGACATTAATGAAAGAAAATTCAAGCAATTTATCTCTTAAAAGAGCTCTTGTTTGGCCTGTTGTTTTTGTTGTACTACAGGTTACATTAGGAATTATGGCTGTTTTAACTTCTACTACTGTTGTTAGAGGACATTTTGGAACTTTTGAATTCATCGCCGAACTACATCAAATTGTTGCTCTTTTCTTAGTACTTTCTCTGGTGCGTATGTTGTACATAGTTAATAAAACAGCACAATGA